In Candidatus Woesearchaeota archaeon, a genomic segment contains:
- a CDS encoding 50S ribosomal protein L2, with protein MGKNLISQKRGKGSGRYRAPSFRYAGECAYGEREPTTCMIIELLHSQGHSAPLLRVRYADGKEALIVAPEGVRVGDMLSVNSEEARTGNTMLLEKILAGTIICNLELIPGDGGKLIRAAGAYGKVLSKIGNKILVQMPSKEEKIFNGKCMAMIGNVAAAGKVSKPWLKAGIRYFAMHARNKRYPRIHGISMNAVNHPFGGSSSHHKGKPTIAPKNAPPGRKVGKIRPSRTGRRKKN; from the coding sequence ATGGGAAAGAACCTTATAAGCCAGAAGAGAGGAAAGGGAAGCGGAAGATATCGAGCTCCAAGCTTCAGGTATGCAGGAGAATGCGCATACGGAGAAAGGGAGCCAACAACATGCATGATAATTGAATTGCTACACTCCCAGGGGCACTCAGCTCCGCTTTTAAGAGTGAGATACGCTGACGGCAAGGAAGCATTAATAGTTGCGCCCGAAGGCGTGAGAGTAGGGGATATGCTTTCAGTAAACAGCGAGGAAGCAAGGACAGGAAACACAATGCTCCTTGAAAAAATCCTTGCTGGAACAATAATCTGCAATCTTGAGCTCATACCCGGAGACGGGGGAAAACTCATCAGGGCAGCAGGGGCATACGGAAAGGTGCTTTCAAAAATCGGAAACAAGATACTGGTGCAGATGCCTTCGAAAGAAGAGAAGATATTCAACGGCAAGTGCATGGCAATGATAGGAAATGTCGCGGCAGCAGGAAAGGTTTCAAAGCCGTGGCTCAAGGCAGGAATAAGATATTTCGCAATGCATGCAAGAAACAAGAGATACCCAAGAATCCACGGAATCTCAATGAATGCTGTGAATCACCCGTTCGGAGGCTCAAGCTCGCACCACAAGGGCAAGCCGACAATCGCTCCAAAGAACGCTCCTCCGGGAAGAAAGGTAGGAAAGATAAGGCCTTCAAGGACAGGAAGGAGAAAGAAGAACTAA
- a CDS encoding 50S ribosomal protein L23, which translates to MDASKVIKYPVSNEKAIRLMESDNILVFVVEGDAESSDVKKAVEKMFKVKVEKVNMLRDMKGRKKAYARLSKETPAIDIATQLGIM; encoded by the coding sequence ATGGATGCTTCAAAAGTCATAAAATATCCGGTGTCAAACGAGAAAGCGATAAGGCTGATGGAATCAGACAACATCCTCGTCTTTGTGGTTGAGGGGGATGCAGAAAGCAGCGATGTGAAGAAAGCTGTTGAAAAAATGTTCAAGGTAAAGGTTGAGAAAGTCAACATGCTTCGCGACATGAAAGGGAGAAAGAAGGCGTATGCCCGGCTTTCAAAAGAGACGCCGGCAATTGACATAGCAACCCAGCTCGGCATAATGTAA